A segment of the Actinomycetes bacterium genome:
TGGATGAGCCCACCACCGGCCTGGACCCCCAGGCCAGGAGGAACATATGGTCGGTAATAGAAGATTTGAAGCAGCAGGGTAAGACGGTAATACTGACCACTCATTATATGGAGGAAGCAGAACATCTCTGTGACACAGTGGGTATAATTGATTATGGGGAAATAATAGCTATGGATTCTCCTGCCAGCCTTATAAACAATACCGGCCTTGAATCCAGCATAGAGTTTAATTGCAGCCAGGATGCTTACCACAAGATTACATCGCAGCTTGAGGGGTAAGCAAATCTGAACGAAGGGGCAATAAGTCTATCCTATATACCCAGGACAGTACCAAGGCATTAAGTCAGCTGACTAATATCGCCCAGGCCAGTAACCTGAATCTTGAAAACATTCATACCCGGGGAGCCGCCTTGGAAGATGTCTTTTTACATTTAACCGGAAGAAAAATAAGGGAGAACTGATGCATATACTGGGCAGACAGATACTTCTGGAAATAAAATTATTTATAAGACGAAAAGAAGACCTGTCCTGGACTCTGGCTTTTCCCATGTTTTTTATGCTGCTTTACGGATTTGTGTACGGGGATACCTAGTGGAGTGATTATGGCATAAGGGCCATAGATTACATGATGCCGGGACTAATTGTTATGGTTTTAATGGTCTCCGGTATTATGGCTTCGGCCATCAGCTTTATTTCAGATCGGGAAAAGGGCATATATCATAGATTCTCGCTGACACTCTTAAAAAAATCTACATTGCTGGGAGCCCAGATTATACAGAAATACCTGGTTATGATTGTCCAGACTATTCTGCTGCTGATAGTGGGGGTATTTATGTTTGAGGCACAGATAAAAGGCAATTTTTTCCTGTTCTGGCTCTTATTTACCCCGGGTTCATTTTGCTTCTTAAGTATCGGGTTTTTTCTGGCCAGCTTCATCAAATCTTCCAAGGCAGCTACCCCTGCCTGCATGATAGTATTTTTTATGCTGATGTTTCTGAGAGGTCTATTTTTTCCGGCTTCCATTATGCCCGACTTCCTGGTAGCTTTTTCCAATTTTTTACCTTCCACCCACCTCAAAGATGCTTTAAGGATCACTATGGTTGAGGGCCAGGGAATATCCCGGGTGGTAAAAGAGATAGCAGTGGTGTCTGCCTGGCTGGTAGTAACCCTTGGTCTTTCGGTAAAATTCTTTAAGTGGGAATAACCGGTTTAAGATAGATTTGAGGGTAAATACACCCTTTATAATACCCATTTATTATTATATAATCTTTAAATCATTATTAGTGGAGCATAATCATGATTAAAATAGCCTATCTGGGACCCGAAGGGACCTTTACCGAGGAGGCGCTCAACCGGTACATGGAAAAAAGGGATGGAGTAGAAAAATTGCCCCTGCCCACGATTTCCGATGTGATAAAGTATGTAGATATGGGCCAGGCACAGGAAGGCCTGGTTCCTATAGAGAATTCAATTGAGGGTTCTGTAAATATTACCCTGGATGTACTTACCTTTGAAAGCGAATCCAAGATAGTCAGGGAGATAACCATACCGGTCAGGCACAGTTTAATTGCTAAAAAAGGCTATAAGCCGGAAGGGATAAAGAAAATAATATCCCACCCCCATGCTACTGCCCAGTGCAGAAATTATCTGCATACCTATTTCCCTGAAGTGGAAATTATTGCGGCCAACAGCACCGCCGAGGCGGTTAAAAAGCTTATAGAAACCAATAGCGATACCGCTGCTATCGGTACCGAGATTTCTGCCGGCCTCTATGATCTGGAGATAGTTGCCCGGGACATCGAAGACAATAAAGAAAACAGGACCAGGTTCGTATTTGTAGGAAATTTTGTCCCTACCAAAACCGGGGATGATAAGACTTCACTGGTTTGTTTCTTAAAAAAGGATAAACCGGGCAGCCTGTATAATATTTTAAAGGAGTTTGCCGAACGCAGTATTAACCTGAACCGGCTGGAGTCAAGGCCGGCCAAGAAAAACCTGGGGGATTATGTTTTTATGATAGATGTGGAAGGCCATATTCACGATAAACAGATATTTGATGCCATTGAGAGTTTAAGGAAGAAAGTTTACCTTATAAAGATACTGGGGTCTTACCCTGCTTGGAAAGAGGCAAAGGAGAAATAATTGATTGATATTGAGCTGTTGAGAAATAATCCGGATATGATAAGGGCAGAGATAAAAAAAAGGAATTTGAATATTGACCTGGATTCGGACATCCAGCTGGATGAAAAGAGGAGAGGATTAATATTTGAGGTAGAACAGCTGCGGGCCAAAAAGAATGAGGCTTCTAAAATTATACCCAGGCTGGATAAACAGGCAAGAACAGAAAAAATTTCTGAAATGAAACAGTTAAACCAGGAGCTGGAGGTACTGGAGGAAAAGTTAAAAAAGGTAGAAGAAGAGTTTTTTACCCATATGGCTGATTACCCCAATATATCACATGACAGTACCCCGGTGGGCAAAGACGAAAATGACAACGTGGCCCTGTATTACAGGGGGGATAAACCCCGGTTTGATTTTGAAATAAAAAACCATATAGAACTGGGAAGAAGCCTGGATTTACTTGATGATGAACGGGCCAGTAAGGTTTCAGGGTCAAGGTTTGTATACATGAAGAATGAAGCGGTATGGCTGGAGTTTGCTCTGGTACAGTACGTGCTGGGTATACTGGTAAAAAAAGGTTTTGTACCGGTTATACCTCCTACCATGGTAAAACAGGAAGCCATGTATGGAACCGGTTTTTTTCCTGCTGAAAAGACCCAGTATTACAAGGCCGAGCTGGATGATCTATATCTGGTGGGTACAGCCGAGGTGCCCCTATGTTCCTACCACAGTGATGAATTTATAGAACAGGATCTTTTACCTTTAAAATATGCCGGTTTTTCTACCTGCTACCGCAGGGAAGCTGGAGCTTATGGCAAGGATATGGGCGGCATGTTCAGGGTTCACCAGTTTGACAAGGTAGAGATGTTTATATTTTCTGACCCGGACCAATCCTGGGCGGAGTACGAAAAACTCAGGGATACCCTGGAAGAAATAATGGGGGGCCTGGGCTTTCACTACCGGATTATGAATATGTGTACCGGAGATATTGGCAACCCCAATGCTAAAAAATATGATCTTGAGGCCTGGCTTCCCGGACAGCAAAATTACAGGGAGCTTGCATCCTGCAGCCACGATACCGATTATCAGGCCCGCAGGCTTAATATAAAGTACAGGCAGGATGATTTAAAGGGGTATGTACATACCATGAACAGTACTGCCTGTGCCATAGGCAGGACGCTGATAGCTATTTATGAAAATTGCCAGACCAGGGAAGGCCATATAAAAATACCTTCAGTCCTGGTTCCCTTTATGAATGGAATAGAAGAAATAAAACCTAAAAAATAGGTTTTATTTATTCATAATTTGTGTGTATAATAGGTTGCCTGGAGGGGTGGCAGAGTCTGGTTGATTGCGACGGTCTTGAAAACCGTTGAGGGTTTTCCCTCCGGGGGTTCGAATCCCTCCCCCTCCGCCAGTACAGCCAATTCGAACTTTTATACTTATCATCTAGAAGAGCCGGAGTCTGGATCTTCGTATGTGCAATATAATATGGTTTGTGCACGGTTAATACAGAAGATATATGAAGTGGATCCATTATTGTGTCCCCATTGCGGGAAAAGATGAAAATAATAGCCTTTATTGAAGACTATGCCTATAAATTATAGTCGTGTTCAGTAATAGTATTGCTTGACATAAGTATCTATATAAACGATATTTCTATCATGATAAAGTCATTTAATTATAAAGAGACTGAAAAGATCTGGAATGGTGTTTTCTCTAAGGGATATCCAGAAAATATACAGGATCTCGCACGAAAGAAACTCAGGATGCTAAACAACTCTTAGTGGAGGAAAAGTAAAATGAAAAGACTAAGAAATATTCACCCTGGTGAGATTCTAAAAGAAGAATTTTTAGAACCACTAAATATCTCGGCTTACAGGCTTGCCAAGGAAACAAGTCTAGACCAGACACGTATCTCAGAGATAATCCACCAAAAAAGAAGGATTACTGCAGACACAGCTCTAAGACTGGCAAAGTTCTTTGGAAATACTCCACAATTCTGGCTGGGTCTTCAGAATGATTATGACATAGAAGAGGAAAAAATCCATAAAGAAGTTGAGCTAAGTAGAATAAAAAAGTTCCAGGTAGCCTGAGCATTACCGTGGCCTATTTGGGATATTTAATAGCTTGTCGCAAAATAATGGGCTTATTTGTATTTAATTCTCTGGCTATCTTTTCATAAGACATTCCTACGCCCGGAGTTGTTTTACTTTATTAGAAAGCTTTTTATATAAGAGAATCTGGATTACTGGTATTTTATTAATATGAGCTGATATCTCGGAAATGGTTCGAATAGGTTGCATCCGGGTCCGCCACTCTTTTTCGACCATATGATTTTCATAATCCAAACCAGCTGCAGCCCTTAAAATTTTGCATATTATATTATTTGACAAATATATAGGAAAAAGTTTAGAATTAAGTCTCTCTTTGTTTAGTAATATTTTGAGTAAGGGTAAGGTTTGTTTCTTTCTGTTTCCTCTTTCACAAAAATATTATCAAGCTTAGGGGAATAATATTACTGAAGGAGGTAAATATGCAAGGTAGCAAACTATATGTAGGGAATTTTAGCTACTCCACAACCAAGGAACAGTTAGAAGAGCTGTTTTCTGAATACGGTAGTGTAAATGAAATTACACTAATCGGAAATAAAGGTTTTGGGTTTGTTGAAATGTCTTCTACCGAAGAAGCAGAAAAGGCCAAAGAGGCTTTGGATGGTTCAGAGTTTAGCGGAAGAACCCTAAGGGTTGATGAAGCCAGACCAAAAACCAGCAGGCCTAATAGAGACTTTAAACGATATTAAAGTAGAAATATTGGCAAATAAAAATGGCTTACCCCAAATTTTTGGAGTAAGCCATTTTTATTATTAATAAGGATTTTTTAAAAGTACCCTCTCAAGTTCTTGCCTGCGCTTGATTTTTTCAGCTTTCCCAGTGTTTTAAACTCTATCTGCCGTATTCTCTCTCTGGTTACATTAAACTCTCTGCCTACTTCTTCCAGAGTTCTGGGATGTCCATCATGTAGGCCAAATCTTAATTCTAGAATCTTTCTTTCTCTATCGTTTAGGGTAGAGAGTACCTCGTTTAGCTGCTGCTGCAGCATAAAATAGGATGCGGCATCCGCAGGTTTTTTGGCTTCAGTGTCTTCTATAAAATCTTCCAGGCTGGTATCTCCTTCATCTCCGATAGGGGTTTCCAGAGAGATGGGCTGCTGGCTTATCTTTATTATTTCCCTTATTTTATCCGGGGTAAATTCAGTTGAGTCTGATATCTCTTCAACCGTTGGGTCCCTACCCAGTTTCTGGATGAGTTTTCTCTGGGTCCTGATTACTTTATTTATGTTCTCTACCATATGCACGGGCACCCTTATAGTTCTGGCCTGGTCGGATATGGCCCTGGTGATTCCCTGTCTTATCCACCAGGTGGCATAGGTGGAAAATTTGTAACCTTTTCGGTAGTCAAACTTTTCTACCGCCCTCATAAGGCCCAGGTTTCCTTCCTGTATAAGGTCTAGGAACAGCAAACCCCTGCCTGAATATTTCTTGGCGATACTTACTACCAGCCTCAGATTGGCTTTAATGAGAGCCTGCCTTGCTGCCAGGTCGCCAGCTTCTATCTTTTTTGCCAGCTGGGTTTCTTCTACGGCTGACAGAAGCCTGGTCCGGCCTATTTCCTTTAAGTACATCTGTACCGGATCCTTGGATGAAAATTTTAAGGAAGTTTCACCGGTTTTCTTTACTGCCACCTTTTTTTTGGGAGCATTATCTGATGAGGGTTTTCCCTCTATGTCTATATTCAGCTTATCTATGGCTTTGATTATGTTATTGGCCTGATCTTCTGAAAGCTCCAGTTCTGATATGGTATGTTTGATGTCCTGAAATTGAAGAGATCCTGTCTCTTTTCCTTTCTGTATAAGTTGTTTTATCTGTTTTAATTTAAGTTCCGTTTCTACTTTGATCACCTACATCTAATATTGATATTATCAAAAAATACCTTAAATTATCCCTTCAAAGTTTAATTAATTATTAACTAAGAGGGGATGATTCAAGCTTACAAATAACAGCTAAATCTGTTTATTAAGTTAGCTAGATTTAATATGTTAATTTTTACTTATTATAGCATACTCGGCAAACATTATAAATCGATTCAATTATAGCGGAGAGGATATACTAATTTAAGCATAATCACAATTTATAGAAGAATTTTGTTATTTCTACCACAGGCTGAGGTAATATGCTTGTTGAAATAAGGTGTTAATACCTGCTGGCAAGAAATGGGGTGCAGAAATAGGCCAAACCCTTATAATGATACCGCTGATGACGATTTTAGTTAATTGATTTTACTGCCTATTTTTGTTATAAATTAACCAGCTTAAGGGGGCGCCTGTAGCTCAACTGGATAGAGCAGTGGACTACGAATCCATCGGTTGGGGGTTCGAATCCTCTCAGGCGCGCCATTTTATACAAAAGCATTATTGGAGGGGGTAAGGATTTATGAAAAATTTTGAATTTAATATGCCAACCAAAGTAATATTTGGAAAGGATACCGAAAAAAATATAGGTCCGGAGATAAAGAAGTATACTGACAAGGTTCTGTTTCATTATGGCGGCGGAAGCATAAAGGCAAATGGTTTGTATGACAAGGTTCTAAAATCTTTAAGGCAGAATGATATTGAATTTGTGGAATTGGCAGGTGTAAAACCCAATCCCCGGCTTAGCCTGGTAAAAGAAGGAATAAAGCTCTGCAGGGAGAATAATATAGAATTTATACTGGGTGTCGGCGGAGGTTCAGTTTTGGATTCTGCCAAGGCTATAGCCATAGGGGTACCGTACCAGGGGGATGTATGGGATTTTTATACTGACAAAGCTACTATAGAAGAGGCTTTGCCGGTAGGCGCCGTGCTTACCATACCAGCAGCCGGGAGCGAAGCCAGTAATGGTTCAGTTATAACTGATGACAGTACTGATTATAAAAGGCCGGCGGAAAGTGAGTTGATCCGGCCCAGATTTGCTGTTATGAATCCGGAAGTTACTTTTACCCTGCCTCCCTATCAGACTGTGTGCGGAGCTTCCGATATAATGGCCCATGTTTTTGAAAGGTATTTTACCAGGGTAAAAAATGTGGATCTAACCGACAGGTTATGTGAATCAGTTTTAAAAACCATGATTAAATATACTCCCCAGGTCCTGGAAGAGCCTGAAAATTACGATGCCCGGGCAGAGATTATGTGGACGGGCACCGTAGCCCATAATGACCTGCTGACTACCGGCAGACAGGGGGACTGGGGCAGCCATATGATAGAGCATGAGCTCAGCGCCATATATGATATTGCCCATGGTGCAGGATTATCCATAGTTTTTCCGGCATGGATGAAGTATGTATTTAAGACTGATGTGGAGAGGTTTGTACAGTTTGCCGCCAGGGTCTGGAATGTTGAACCTGACCTGTTTGACATGCAGTCAACAGCCCTGGAGGGAATAAGCAGGCTGGAGCAGTTCTATAAAAAAATTAACCTACCTACCAGGTTAAGTGATATAAATATCGGTGATGACAGGTTTGAAGAGATGGCAGATAAGGCTGTGGAATTCGGTAACCTGGGCAGTTTTGTTGAGCTCAAAAAAGAGGATGTCTTAAGCATATTAAAACTGGCCAAATAGGGGTTGGACATGGGGATATATTCTTACAGCATATCGGGAAAAAAAGTAATAATAAAGATAAGAAGAAGGATCTGTGAGACTCCGGAGGAATTGCTGGAAAGTGAATTGTTTGTAGAGATAGTTAACCGGTGCATAAATCACCTCAAAAGGCATAATTCACCATTGCTGGCAATTTTTAAGGATAAAAAAATAGATGAAGGAATGGCCGAAAGCCTTGCCGGCGCCCTTAAACTGCTGGCGGGGCTTCCGGCCAGCCTGCTGCTGGAAATGGACCGGAAGTATTCAATTTTTATACAGGACCCAAAGCTGCTTTATGATTTTGTCGAATACCTTTATAATTACTGGAGGAATTTTGAAAGGTTCATAATTTGCACCTCTGATATAGAAGCTCTGGACAAGAGGCCTTACCGTACATTTAACCAGACTGTGGAAAAGTTAACCCATTTAATCAGGGGTACCTACCGGGATCTTCAGGAAAATATTAGTGGAAAGCACCCCAGGGTATACCGGCAGGTAAGGGCCGGTTCGGAAGTGGCAGCAATTGCCCAGCCCAAGGATATTGGATTGCCCGGAGGCTTATATCAAAAACTGGAGGGGATACCGGTTATAAGGCAGGCTCTTATATACCTGCCACTGGTTTTAAATCCTCCCATGAACAAAAGGACCGGCAGCTTTCAAAAAATAGAAACCAACCCACTGCAAAACATAGAAATAAACCAAGATGAATGGATAGTATATCCGGCCAGGGTAGGGCCGCTTAATATCCATATATTTATTCACCGCAATTTTTTAGAGCTGGGGTTCTCCCTGGCCAATCTTTTTGAATTAATTGATGACCACAAGCTTAACCAGAAACCGGATGCAGTTTACCTGTTTGGGGTAGATGAACAGCAGATAAGCGGTCTGGCTGAATTTCCTACCGTATTTTATGATGATAAGGATAACCATATTATGGTAGCTGCTGTTCCCAACAGTGACCGGTTTGGGTATTTTGGCTACCTTAAGAAAATGGTTCTTACTCTGCATAATATAATCATGATGAAAAAGGGGAGATGGCCCTTCCACGGAGCGCTGGTAAACATCATGTTAAATGATGGCAGCAGTGCCACCATTTTATTGGTGGGAGACTCGGGGGCAGGCAAGTCGGAAACCCTGGAGGCCCTGAGAATTCTGGGTGATGAGCATATCAGGGAAATGACTATTATAGCTGATGATATGGGTTCGGTAGAGCTCTCACCTGAGGGAATTCTGGGTTATGGAACAGAGATAGGCGCTTTTCTGAGGCTGGATGACCTGCAGCCGGGATATGCTTTCGGACAGATAGACCGGGCTATTATTATGAGTCCCAGTATGACCAATGCCCGGATTGTGCTTCCGGTTACCAGCATAGATACGGTGCTTAAAGGGTGGAATATTGACCTGATACTGTATGCCAACAATTATGAGAATGTAGATGCCGATCACCCGGTAATAGAGATAAACGACAATTATCTTGATGCCCTGAGGATATTCAGGGAAGGTACGGTAATGAGCAAGGGCACCACTACTTCTACCGGCCTGACCCATTCCTATTTTGCCAATATATTTGGTCCCCAACAGTATAAAAAACTGCATCAGGAAATAGCTGAGAAATATTTTAAGTCTTTCTACCAAAAATCGATAAGGGTTGGCCAGATAAGGACCAGGCTGGGAATAGAAGGCCTGGAGACAGAAGGCCCCAGAGCGGCTGCTACCAGGCTGCTGGAAATTATTTCTGAATAATCTAGAGACGGGGTAAGACTTTCAGGCTGCGCAGCCGGTTTATGGCCGCGCCAACTTCATATTTTCTGGGCAGGGCGTAGCTTCCTGGATGCTGGCTGCCGTATGGGGATATTACCCTTAAGCCCTTTTCTTTAATATCTGTATAAACAAGGCTCAGGCATTGGTTCAGGGTATTTTTGCCGTTAATGTAGTTATTTTTAAGGGCATAATAGAGTATATCCGATATGGCATTAACCTGGCTGGGATCAACAATCTGTTCGATAGCTGAAAGGTCAATGTTTTCAAAGCCAAAGGTTATCTGATTAAGTCCCCTTGATTTTATCTTTCTTTTTCTGCCTTTATAGGGGTTTATGCTCTCAGGTTTGGGAATCCTTTCGGTGACCGGTCCAAAACCGGGGGGAGCTTCTTTTTTTCTTTTATCTTTTTTCTGGCTTATGATGTCTTTGGCTTTTGAGGTTACCAGGCGGGGGATATAGGAGTCCATAAGTATTATATGGTCTGCCACTTCAAAATAATCGCCCGCTCCCCCCATAACCATTATGGTAGAAGTTCCATAATCTTGCCGCATGTTCTGTACCTGGTCTATAAACGGAGTGATGGGTTCTTTATCCTTGGAAACTATTTTCTGCATTACTTCATCCCTTATAAGGAAGTTGGTGGCCGAGGTATCTTCATCCAGCAGCAGCATTCCGGTTTCCAGTTCCAGTGCTTCTATTATATTTGCTGCCTGGGAGGTGCTTCCGCTGGCATTGGCTGTACTAAATTTTTGGGTATTTTTACCAAAGGGCAGGTTGTTTATAAAGGGAGAAATATTTACTTTCTGTACATTTCTGCCTTCTTCTGCTCTTATCTTTACTGCGCTGCCTATGGTTACTGTATACTCCCTGCCATCGCCGGGAATATGATTATAGACTCCTTCTTCTATGCTGGAAAGAAGGGTGGTTTTGCCATGAAAACCGCCGCCTATTATAAGGGTTATTCCCGCAGGCAGACCCATTCCCTTTATTTTCCCGGCATGGGGAGCAGTCATAGTGGTTTCCAGCTGGGGAGGGGATTTAAAAGGTACTGCTTCCGAGGGCGGAAGGGGCCGGTCCGATATTCCGCTTCTCCGGGGAAGAATTGAATCATTAGCGATAAATGCTACCAGGTTATGGGAAGAAAGCTGCTCTCTCAGGTAGTCCTGGTCTTCATTTACCTGTACAAATTTTAAGGCTTGCTGTTTATCTATTTCGGAGTAAAACATGGAGCTGGAAACTGCCTGCGGCACTATGGAGGTTAGCAGGGTTATACATTCTGAACCCAGTATCCTTCTGCCTCTTGCCGGCAGGCCTGCATAGAAACAGACTTCTATAAAATCCTGGTTCAGATAACATGAAGTTCTTTCCAAAATTTGCTGCCTGCCGCAATCTATATTAAGCAGGCCAGATTTTCCGCTGCCCATCCTCTTGTTTGACCTGGATTTTATAGCCCGGTTGAAAACCCGGGTAATAAAATCCTGCAGGGCTATCCTTCTGGATTTATTGGAAAAAAGGTCTGGGTCAAACTTTGCTTTTGGCAGGTAAACCCTGGCCCTCAGTTTGGAAGGGGCCGCAAAGGGGTCTCCCTGCACATGGTCTATATACAGGGTGAAGTTATCAAAATTATAGCTTCCCTTTAATTGCTTATAGGCTTTGTAGCCCCGGTGGTCTATTCTGTTGATTATTGTTTTTAAATTCTGCATGCCTGCCTTTTTAGCTGATTGGTAATGATTTAATAATACTTTAATCCTTGAGTATTTGCCTTTTTATTTTAATGGCTATAGCCGGCTATCTCAAGGAATATAATTTTTAAATTTCTATTTTTAAATATAGCTTAAATATATTACAATAGCTTGCGGATAGGCTGATGATTTTTTTGATGATTGTTGTTATTATATACAATACTTGCTCAGGAGGAGTGCGTGAGTGGCTGAAACGGGCCGCCTGCTAAGCGGTTAGGTGGGTATTAAGCCCGCCTCGAGGGTTCGAATCCCTCCTCCTCCGCCATATTTAGAAGTTAATATAGATTAAATGCTAATTCACGACAAACCCAGTAATACTGGGTTTTTCGCATTTCAGAAGCAAAACCGCCACCATCTTGATGGCAGATTTCATTGCGTAACATGGCGTGCTGCTCATCCCTGTAAGAAGGATTAGTGAAAAGATGCATCCATTTTTGAGTTTGTTGTGCAATAACTTGTATATATAAATAGCCATAGTATATTGATTGATATATTACCTTGACAATCATAGTAGTGTAATATACAATTTTTTACGAGGTGATGATATGAGCGAGAACAAAATCACAGCTGACCTGCTACGTGGCCATACAGATACTATGATATTAAGGCTTTTATCCGAAGCTGACCGATACGGTTACGAAATTGTCAAGCTGATAGCCGAGCGCTCGGGCGGTGAGTATGAGTTAAAAGAAGCTACGATGTACTCCAGCGTACGACGGCTTGAGGCGGACGGGGATATCGAGTGGTATTGGGGCGATGAATCTCAGGGCGGACGGCGTAAGTATTTTGAGATCACTGAAAAAGGT
Coding sequences within it:
- a CDS encoding ABC transporter permease, with protein sequence MVSGIMASAISFISDREKGIYHRFSLTLLKKSTLLGAQIIQKYLVMIVQTILLLIVGVFMFEAQIKGNFFLFWLLFTPGSFCFLSIGFFLASFIKSSKAATPACMIVFFMLMFLRGLFFPASIMPDFLVAFSNFLPSTHLKDALRITMVEGQGISRVVKEIAVVSAWLVVTLGLSVKFFKWE
- the pheA gene encoding prephenate dehydratase, translating into MIKIAYLGPEGTFTEEALNRYMEKRDGVEKLPLPTISDVIKYVDMGQAQEGLVPIENSIEGSVNITLDVLTFESESKIVREITIPVRHSLIAKKGYKPEGIKKIISHPHATAQCRNYLHTYFPEVEIIAANSTAEAVKKLIETNSDTAAIGTEISAGLYDLEIVARDIEDNKENRTRFVFVGNFVPTKTGDDKTSLVCFLKKDKPGSLYNILKEFAERSINLNRLESRPAKKNLGDYVFMIDVEGHIHDKQIFDAIESLRKKVYLIKILGSYPAWKEAKEK
- the serS gene encoding serine--tRNA ligase, giving the protein MIDIELLRNNPDMIRAEIKKRNLNIDLDSDIQLDEKRRGLIFEVEQLRAKKNEASKIIPRLDKQARTEKISEMKQLNQELEVLEEKLKKVEEEFFTHMADYPNISHDSTPVGKDENDNVALYYRGDKPRFDFEIKNHIELGRSLDLLDDERASKVSGSRFVYMKNEAVWLEFALVQYVLGILVKKGFVPVIPPTMVKQEAMYGTGFFPAEKTQYYKAELDDLYLVGTAEVPLCSYHSDEFIEQDLLPLKYAGFSTCYRREAGAYGKDMGGMFRVHQFDKVEMFIFSDPDQSWAEYEKLRDTLEEIMGGLGFHYRIMNMCTGDIGNPNAKKYDLEAWLPGQQNYRELASCSHDTDYQARRLNIKYRQDDLKGYVHTMNSTACAIGRTLIAIYENCQTREGHIKIPSVLVPFMNGIEEIKPKK
- a CDS encoding HigA family addiction module antidote protein gives rise to the protein MKRLRNIHPGEILKEEFLEPLNISAYRLAKETSLDQTRISEIIHQKRRITADTALRLAKFFGNTPQFWLGLQNDYDIEEEKIHKEVELSRIKKFQVA
- a CDS encoding RNA-binding protein, whose translation is MQGSKLYVGNFSYSTTKEQLEELFSEYGSVNEITLIGNKGFGFVEMSSTEEAEKAKEALDGSEFSGRTLRVDEARPKTSRPNRDFKRY
- the rpoD gene encoding RNA polymerase sigma factor RpoD, which codes for MIKVETELKLKQIKQLIQKGKETGSLQFQDIKHTISELELSEDQANNIIKAIDKLNIDIEGKPSSDNAPKKKVAVKKTGETSLKFSSKDPVQMYLKEIGRTRLLSAVEETQLAKKIEAGDLAARQALIKANLRLVVSIAKKYSGRGLLFLDLIQEGNLGLMRAVEKFDYRKGYKFSTYATWWIRQGITRAISDQARTIRVPVHMVENINKVIRTQRKLIQKLGRDPTVEEISDSTEFTPDKIREIIKISQQPISLETPIGDEGDTSLEDFIEDTEAKKPADAASYFMLQQQLNEVLSTLNDRERKILELRFGLHDGHPRTLEEVGREFNVTRERIRQIEFKTLGKLKKSSAGKNLRGYF
- a CDS encoding iron-containing alcohol dehydrogenase → MKNFEFNMPTKVIFGKDTEKNIGPEIKKYTDKVLFHYGGGSIKANGLYDKVLKSLRQNDIEFVELAGVKPNPRLSLVKEGIKLCRENNIEFILGVGGGSVLDSAKAIAIGVPYQGDVWDFYTDKATIEEALPVGAVLTIPAAGSEASNGSVITDDSTDYKRPAESELIRPRFAVMNPEVTFTLPPYQTVCGASDIMAHVFERYFTRVKNVDLTDRLCESVLKTMIKYTPQVLEEPENYDARAEIMWTGTVAHNDLLTTGRQGDWGSHMIEHELSAIYDIAHGAGLSIVFPAWMKYVFKTDVERFVQFAARVWNVEPDLFDMQSTALEGISRLEQFYKKINLPTRLSDINIGDDRFEEMADKAVEFGNLGSFVELKKEDVLSILKLAK
- a CDS encoding phosphoenolpyruvate carboxykinase gives rise to the protein MGIYSYSISGKKVIIKIRRRICETPEELLESELFVEIVNRCINHLKRHNSPLLAIFKDKKIDEGMAESLAGALKLLAGLPASLLLEMDRKYSIFIQDPKLLYDFVEYLYNYWRNFERFIICTSDIEALDKRPYRTFNQTVEKLTHLIRGTYRDLQENISGKHPRVYRQVRAGSEVAAIAQPKDIGLPGGLYQKLEGIPVIRQALIYLPLVLNPPMNKRTGSFQKIETNPLQNIEINQDEWIVYPARVGPLNIHIFIHRNFLELGFSLANLFELIDDHKLNQKPDAVYLFGVDEQQISGLAEFPTVFYDDKDNHIMVAAVPNSDRFGYFGYLKKMVLTLHNIIMMKKGRWPFHGALVNIMLNDGSSATILLVGDSGAGKSETLEALRILGDEHIREMTIIADDMGSVELSPEGILGYGTEIGAFLRLDDLQPGYAFGQIDRAIIMSPSMTNARIVLPVTSIDTVLKGWNIDLILYANNYENVDADHPVIEINDNYLDALRIFREGTVMSKGTTTSTGLTHSYFANIFGPQQYKKLHQEIAEKYFKSFYQKSIRVGQIRTRLGIEGLETEGPRAAATRLLEIISE
- a CDS encoding ABC-ATPase domain-containing protein, yielding MQNLKTIINRIDHRGYKAYKQLKGSYNFDNFTLYIDHVQGDPFAAPSKLRARVYLPKAKFDPDLFSNKSRRIALQDFITRVFNRAIKSRSNKRMGSGKSGLLNIDCGRQQILERTSCYLNQDFIEVCFYAGLPARGRRILGSECITLLTSIVPQAVSSSMFYSEIDKQQALKFVQVNEDQDYLREQLSSHNLVAFIANDSILPRRSGISDRPLPPSEAVPFKSPPQLETTMTAPHAGKIKGMGLPAGITLIIGGGFHGKTTLLSSIEEGVYNHIPGDGREYTVTIGSAVKIRAEEGRNVQKVNISPFINNLPFGKNTQKFSTANASGSTSQAANIIEALELETGMLLLDEDTSATNFLIRDEVMQKIVSKDKEPITPFIDQVQNMRQDYGTSTIMVMGGAGDYFEVADHIILMDSYIPRLVTSKAKDIISQKKDKRKKEAPPGFGPVTERIPKPESINPYKGRKRKIKSRGLNQITFGFENIDLSAIEQIVDPSQVNAISDILYYALKNNYINGKNTLNQCLSLVYTDIKEKGLRVISPYGSQHPGSYALPRKYEVGAAINRLRSLKVLPRL
- a CDS encoding PadR family transcriptional regulator is translated as MSENKITADLLRGHTDTMILRLLSEADRYGYEIVKLIAERSGGEYELKEATMYSSVRRLEADGDIEWYWGDESQGGRRKYFEITEKGKTTYARNKNNWEYAKRVLDNLL